In Chryseobacterium camelliae, one DNA window encodes the following:
- a CDS encoding molybdopterin-binding protein, producing MRIFTIIMLLLFSFAHAQYSETVQVSGNIKEPFTVTQKSLSTLPVHELDSLVILNHAMQYKSTLRKLRGVLLKDVLAKAIFKTASPKELSTFYLVCRAKDGYQVVYSWNELFNGEAGDKAMIIIQAEGRLKEGFALVTPTDRATGRRYVKNLSEIIIQQIH from the coding sequence ATGAGAATTTTTACCATCATCATGCTGCTTCTTTTTTCCTTTGCACATGCGCAGTATTCTGAAACAGTGCAAGTAAGCGGAAATATTAAGGAGCCGTTTACCGTTACACAGAAAAGCCTTTCAACACTTCCTGTACACGAGCTCGATAGTTTGGTTATCCTGAACCACGCAATGCAATATAAAAGCACCCTAAGGAAACTCAGGGGAGTCCTTCTGAAGGATGTTCTGGCAAAGGCCATTTTTAAAACCGCCTCTCCGAAGGAGCTGAGCACTTTTTATCTGGTGTGCAGGGCAAAAGACGGATATCAGGTCGTATATTCGTGGAATGAACTTTTTAATGGTGAAGCAGGGGATAAGGCTATGATCATTATACAGGCTGAAGGAAGACTAAAAGAAGGATTTGCTTTGGTTACGCCTACAGACCGGGCCACAGGCAGAAGGTATGTGAAAAACCTATCAGAAATCATTATTCAGCAAATACACTAA
- a CDS encoding MoaD/ThiS family protein, with translation MEIRIIAFGQIAEITGKELLLDAVDISALKKELKERFPELEYKKFAVAVNKKITEENLALHEGDTIALMPPYSGG, from the coding sequence ATGGAAATCAGGATTATAGCTTTCGGACAGATTGCCGAGATTACAGGAAAAGAACTCCTTTTGGATGCCGTAGATATTTCGGCACTGAAAAAGGAGTTGAAAGAGCGTTTTCCTGAACTGGAATATAAAAAGTTTGCAGTAGCAGTCAATAAAAAAATTACAGAAGAAAACCTGGCATTGCATGAAGGAGATACCATTGCGTTGATGCCGCCATATTCAGGAGGATAG